TGGGCGCCCGAGGTGGCCACTGCAACCGGTTTGGTCGGTGCGACTGAATTGGGCGTGGCTGTTGCGACCCTGGGCCTCGTGCTGGCCGCACTTGTGGGCGGACCGGTGGCGAAATACCTGATCGAGACGCACAACCTGACTCCAAGCCGCCCCGACGAAGGCCCCACGATTGGCGTTCCAAATGCCAACGAACAAGGTCAAAGCAAAATTGACCACGTTTCGGTCATGCGTGTCCTGCTGTTTCTGAACATCGCGATCATCCTGGGCTATGCGCTGTCCGAGGCAATCAGTGCCGCTGGCTTGAAGCTGCCGCTCTTTGTGCCGTGCCTGATCATGGCCATCGTGATCGCCAATCTGCGCAGCGCGTTTCGGCCCGATGCCAAACCGATTTCGCGCACGCCTGCGCTGGCGATGATCTCGGAATTCGCGCTTGGCGCGTTTCTGGCGATCTCGCTGATGACGCTGCAACTGTGGACCATTGCCGAACTTGGCGCCGTGATCGCCGTGGTGATGATGGCGCAGACCACATTCACCGTGGCCTTTGTCATCTTCGTCCTCTTTCCCATCATGGGCCGCGGCTATCGCGCCGCCGTGCTGGCCGCGGGTTTCGGGGGCTTCGCCTTGGGCGCCACCCCCACCGCAATTGCAAATATGACCGCCGTGACCAAGCGATATGGCCCGTCGCCTATTGCCTTTATCGTGCTCCCCCTTGTATCCGCTTTCTTCGTGGATATCGCCAATGCCATCGTCATCCAGACGATTGTGAACTTCTAAGGACCGACCATGCCCGACCTGCTGATCGAACTGTTTTCCGAGGAAATCCCCGCGCGCATGCAGACCCGCGCTGGTGAGGATCTGAAAAAGCGCATCACCGATGGTTTGGTCGAGGCGGGTTTGACCTACGCCGGTGCCGCGGTGCTGACCACGCCGCGCCGTCTGACACTGACGGTGCAGGGGCTGCTGGCGGAAAGCCCCACAGTGCGCGAAGAGCGCAAAGGCCCAAAGGTGGGCGCCCCCGACAAGGCGATCGAGGGCTTCCTGCGCGGCGCGGGTGTCACCCGCGACCAACTCGAAGAGCGCGACACGCCTAAAGGGGCGGTGTATTTTGCCACCATCGAAAAAGCCGGTCGCCCGGCGGCCGAGATCATTGCCGAGGTGCTGAACAGCACCATCCGCAACTTCCCCTGGCCCAAATCCATGCGGTGGGGCAGTGGGGCGATGCGGTGGGTGCGCCCGCTGCATTCGATCCTGTGCATCCTCAGCGATGAGACGGGCACCGAAGTGGTGCCGCTTGAGGTCGAAGGGATCACATCCGGCGACACAACCGAGGGCCACCGCTTCATGGCACCCGGTCGCTTTGCCGTGAGTTCGTTCGAGGATTACGAGACCAAGCTGAAACGCGCCTTTGTGGTGCTGAACCCGTCCGAGCGCGCCGAACACATCTGGAATGATGCCACCAATCAGGCGTTCGCCGCAGGGCTGGAAGTGGTCGATGACAAGGGTCTGCTGGCCGAGGTTGCCGGTCTGGTCGAATGGCCTGTCGTGCTGATGGGCAAGATCGACGATGACTTTCTGGAGCTTCCTCCGGAAGTGCTGCAAACCTCGATGAAAGAGCACCAGAAGTTCTTCTCAGTCAAGAACCCCAAAACGGGCCGGATTGAGCGTTTCATCACCGTGGCCAACCGCGAAACCACCGACAACGGCGCGACCATTCTGGCGGGCAACCAAAAGGTGCTGTCGGCTCGTCTGGCCGATGCCAAGTTCTTTTGGGAGAACGACCTGCGCGTCGCCAAATCGGACATGAGCACCTGGACCGGGTCGCTGGAAAACGTGACCTTCCACAACAAGCTGGGCAGCCAGGGCGACCGCATCCGTCGCATCGCGGCCTTGGCGCGCGCCTTGGCGCCTGTCACCGGCGCAGACGCGGAGCAGGCCGAGAAAGCCGCGAAGCTGGCCAAGGCCGACCTGAGCTCGGAAATGGTCTATGAATTCCCCGAACTGCAGGGCCTGATGGGCCGCTATTACATCGAGGCCGCAGGCGAAGACACCGCCGTGGCTGCCGTGGCTGAAGAGCATTACTCGCCGCTTGGCCCCTCAGACGATGTACCAACCGCACCGCTGTCGGTTACCGTGGCGCTGGCCGACAAGCTGGACACGCTGACCGGCTTCTGGGCGATTGACGAAAAACCCACCGGCTCGAAAGACCCCTTTGCCCTGCGCCGTGCGGCCTTGGGTGTTGTTCGGTTGGTGTTAGAGAATGATTTGCGCTTCAAAATTGATCGAGAGGAGATTGAAGCTCACGCATCCAAGGCCTTAAAATCTGAAGATTTGTCTTTGGCGGTTGCACATAAGAAAGAAGCGGTTGAGTTGCAGTCAGAAATAGCGGCGAGTGACGCTCAAGAATTTCAAGGCACCGCAGCCGGTGCTAACAAGGAATTTCTGCGTTTAAAGATGGAAGACTCTCAGGCGGATTTAAGAATACTCCGAAAAGAGTTGGAGGCCGCTGAAGGCAAGCTCCAATCGGTGTATTCGATTGTTGAGGCCGTGCCGTATGACCTCCTCTCCTTCTTCCACGACCGCCTCAAGGTCTTCCTCCGTGACGAGGGCATTCGCCACGACATCATCGACGCCTGCATCGCGATGGAAGGCAATGATGACCTCAACCTGCTGGTCAAACGTGCCCGTGCCCTGAACGCCGTGATCGCGACCGAGGATGGTGAAAACCTGGTGCAGGGCTTTAAGCGTGCCAACAACATCCTGACCCAAGCCGAGGACAAGGATGGCGTTGAATACTCTTATGGCGCGGACCTGAAATTTGCCGAGACGGACAGCGAAAAGGCGCTCTTTGCAGCGCTGGCCGAGGCCGAAAAACAGATCGCCCCGGCGCTGGAGGCCGAGGATTTTCCAACCGCCATGTCGGCAATGGCCGCGCTGCGAGTGCCTGTTGATGCCTTCTTTGAGGAAGTGCAGGTTAACACCGACAACGATGTTCTGCGCCGCAACCGTCTGAACCTGCTCAGCCAGATCCGCACCATCTGTTCCAGCGTTGCGGACCTGACAAGGGTTGAGGGCTGAGGTAACGGGGCCTCTTTCTAGCCCGGCACCGCCGGGCAGCGCCCGACCCTCTCCGTCGCACCTTTGGTGCGCCAGATAATGAAACGCACGCCATAGGCGTGAGGGGGAGGACGCTTTCAGCACCCACCCAGAGCCGGGCGCTGCCCTCATTGCTGTGTTCCACCCCTTGCGCCACGCCAAAACCCTCTTATGCTGCGGTGAAACCAAAAGGTGCCGCAGTGCAGAATAATCCCAACACCACCCTCATTACGGCCTCTGCCCCCGTGGCGGCCACAACTCATGGCGGGCGGGCGAAATGTTTGCAGCGTCTTGTGCGGTTGGAGCTGCCAGTGCCACGCACCGTGGCCCTGTCGTTCGGTGCTGTGCATGACATTGCCGAGGGGCAGATGCCGGATATCGCGGCCATCGTCGAACAATTCGACGAGACCGATCTTTTGTGTGTGCGGCCCAGTTCCGAAGACCCCGATTGGGGGGGGCCGGGGGCGATCCTGAACATCGGTATGAATGATGCCCGTTATGTCGAGCTGTCCGACAGCTTGGGGGCCGAGGCCGCCGCGGCGCTTTATCTGCGGTTCGTGCAAAACTATGCCGTGCATGTCGCGCGCCTGGACCCGGATGTGTTCGAAGATGTGGCAGATGACGGCCCGCAGGGCCTGAGCGAAGTGCTGCACGCCTATGAGGCCGAAACGGACGAGCAATTTCCGCAAGACCCCGGCGAGCAGCTCTCGGAAGTGTTGAAGTCGATGGCCCGCGCCTGGGAGGGCACCACCGCCCGCCTGCTGCGTCAGGCCAAGGGGGCGCCAGCGGATGCGGGGCTGGGCCTTGTGGTGCAGCAGATGATCCCGGGTGTGGGGCAGGGAGAGTGCGGTTCGGGCGTGCTTCAATTGATCAACAGATCAACGGGTATGCCGCAGATCACCGGTCGATACCTGAGCCAAAGTCAGGGACGTGATGCGCTTGGGGCAGGGTCCGGGGCGCTCTATCTGGAAAAGGACGCACGCGGACCATCGCTGGAAGAGCTGGCGCCCGAGGCGTTTGAAGAGCTCAAGACGCATGCCGCTTTGATGCGTGCCAAATTGCGCGAAGAGATGCAGGTCGAGTTTGTGATCGAAAGCGGTCACGCCCATATTCTGGACGGTGTCCGGGTGCCGCGCAGCGCACGCGCGTCGGTGCGGATTGCTGTGCGCCTGGCCGAAGATGGCATCATCCCGCAGGAAGAGGCCGTCATGCGGATCGAGCCGCATTCACTGAATGAGCTTCTGCACCGGCAGGTTGACCCCGAGGCAGAGCGGGATGTGCTGACCACCGGTATCGCCGCCAGCCCTGGTGCTGCCACCGGCAAGATCGTCTTTACCGCTGCCGAGGCGCAGGCGAGTGCGGCGCGGTCGGAACCTTGCATTCTGGTGCGTCGCGAGACCTCTCCCGAAGATGTGCGGGGCATGCACGCGGCGGTGGCTGTGCTGACCGAAAAGGGCGGGATGACCAGCCACGCGGCGGTGATCGGTCGCGGTATGGGGCTGCCGTGCATCGTCGGGGCGTCGGACATGACGTTCCAGACCAAGAAGAAAACGCTGACCGCCCCGGATGGGCGCGTGTTCAAGACCGGCGATACGCTGACCATTGACGGCAGCTCGGGTCAGGTGCTGGCGGGACAGCCCGCCATGCTTGAGGCGGCGCTGGATGAGTGTTTTCAGACGTTGATGGGCTGGGCGGATCAGGCCCGCGATATCGGCATTCGGGCCAACGCGGACACGCCCGCAGATGCGCAGACCGCGCGGAATTTTGACGCGCAGGGGATTGGGCTGTGTCGGACCGAGCACATGTTCTTTGATCCCGGTCGCCTGACAGTGATGCGCGAGATGATCTTTGCAGATGAGCCCTCGGGCCGTGCGGCGGCGTTGGAACGGCTGCTGCCGATGCAGCGCGAGGATTTCACCCAGCTGTTTCGCATCATGCAGGGCAAACCGGTCTGCATTCGTCTGTTCGACCCGCCTTTGCACGAATTCCTGCCCACCACCCGAACCGGTCAGCGCGAGCTGGCCGAGGCGCTGGACATCCCCGTCAGCGACGTGACCCGCCGGGTCGAGGCTATGACTGAATACAACCCCATGTTGGGGCTGCGCGGCGTTCGTCTGGGTGTGACGGTGCCGGAAATTTATGACATGCAGGCCCGGGCAATTTTTGAGGCCACGATCGACGCCAGCCGCGACGGCGCCCCGGTCGTTCCCGAAGTGATGATCCCTCTGGTCAGTGCCAAGCGCGAGGTCGAACTGGTCAAGGTTCGCATTGATGCGGTGGCCGCCGCCGTGGCGCAGGAACGCGGCCAGGATTTTGACTATCGCCTGGGGGTGATGGTCGAAACGCCGCGTGCATGTCTGCGCGCGGACGAGATCGCGCCAAACACCGCCTTCCTCAGCTTTGGCACCAACGACCTGACCCAGATGACCTACGGTCTGTCACGCGACGATGCGGGGCGGTTCATGTCGGCCTATGTTCAGCAGGGGGTCTTTAACGAAGACCCGTTCCATGTGCTGGACACGGACGGGGTCGGAGAGCTGTTGCAGTTGGGGGCGGCCCGTGCACGTGAGGCGCAGCCGGATCTGACCCTTTCGGTCTGTGGTGAACACGGCGGCAACCCCGAATCAATCGCCTTTTGCCGAGCTGCGGGCTTTGATTATGTGTCGTGCTCGCCGTTTCGGGTGCCAGTAGCGCGTCTTGCCGCCGCTCAGTTGGCCATCGCCCATAAACTGGGAGAGAGCACCCGTTAAACCCACTATATCTTGTGTTTCAATACGTTAACGTCGGTGTGCGAGTAGGCGTGTTTTGACGCATTTCTACTTGCATTTTTCGAAAAACTGGACCTTTGCCACAACCTGCGCTAAATGCCTGCCTGCGCCGTCGGGGGAGGGTCTGGCGCGCGAGTGCCGTTTGGGGTTTTTGAGATGAAACGTTTCTTTGTGGCTGCAGCCGTAATCTTGGCTGCATTGGGGTCGAAATCGGCCATCGCAGATACTGGACTGAACATGGTAATCGAACGCGAGCAGGCATCCCTGAACGCGCAGCCCGGTTCGCGTTTCCGCCAATACCTCAAGTCATTCCGCCCAAAGCCCAAACCGGTCGAGGTGACCTATTCGCGCGCTTGGCTGGACGAACAGCCCAAGCCCGAAGGCGACGAAAACTTCCGTTGCCTGTCCGAGGCTCTGTACTTCGAAGCCCGT
This Falsiruegeria litorea R37 DNA region includes the following protein-coding sequences:
- the gltS gene encoding sodium/glutamate symporter; the protein is MAEAYVIPDFVTATLGFAVYLLGAEINGRVAVLRQFNIPEPVTGGLLASLVVLGLYLGFDLEFAFEMATRDFLLVLFFAGIGLNARLSDLIAGGKPLMLLLILTVATILIQNVIGAVGASLFGYPWKAGVLFGSASLIGGHGTAIAWAPEVATATGLVGATELGVAVATLGLVLAALVGGPVAKYLIETHNLTPSRPDEGPTIGVPNANEQGQSKIDHVSVMRVLLFLNIAIILGYALSEAISAAGLKLPLFVPCLIMAIVIANLRSAFRPDAKPISRTPALAMISEFALGAFLAISLMTLQLWTIAELGAVIAVVMMAQTTFTVAFVIFVLFPIMGRGYRAAVLAAGFGGFALGATPTAIANMTAVTKRYGPSPIAFIVLPLVSAFFVDIANAIVIQTIVNF
- the glyS gene encoding glycine--tRNA ligase subunit beta, coding for MPDLLIELFSEEIPARMQTRAGEDLKKRITDGLVEAGLTYAGAAVLTTPRRLTLTVQGLLAESPTVREERKGPKVGAPDKAIEGFLRGAGVTRDQLEERDTPKGAVYFATIEKAGRPAAEIIAEVLNSTIRNFPWPKSMRWGSGAMRWVRPLHSILCILSDETGTEVVPLEVEGITSGDTTEGHRFMAPGRFAVSSFEDYETKLKRAFVVLNPSERAEHIWNDATNQAFAAGLEVVDDKGLLAEVAGLVEWPVVLMGKIDDDFLELPPEVLQTSMKEHQKFFSVKNPKTGRIERFITVANRETTDNGATILAGNQKVLSARLADAKFFWENDLRVAKSDMSTWTGSLENVTFHNKLGSQGDRIRRIAALARALAPVTGADAEQAEKAAKLAKADLSSEMVYEFPELQGLMGRYYIEAAGEDTAVAAVAEEHYSPLGPSDDVPTAPLSVTVALADKLDTLTGFWAIDEKPTGSKDPFALRRAALGVVRLVLENDLRFKIDREEIEAHASKALKSEDLSLAVAHKKEAVELQSEIAASDAQEFQGTAAGANKEFLRLKMEDSQADLRILRKELEAAEGKLQSVYSIVEAVPYDLLSFFHDRLKVFLRDEGIRHDIIDACIAMEGNDDLNLLVKRARALNAVIATEDGENLVQGFKRANNILTQAEDKDGVEYSYGADLKFAETDSEKALFAALAEAEKQIAPALEAEDFPTAMSAMAALRVPVDAFFEEVQVNTDNDVLRRNRLNLLSQIRTICSSVADLTRVEG
- a CDS encoding putative PEP-binding protein; this encodes MKPKGAAVQNNPNTTLITASAPVAATTHGGRAKCLQRLVRLELPVPRTVALSFGAVHDIAEGQMPDIAAIVEQFDETDLLCVRPSSEDPDWGGPGAILNIGMNDARYVELSDSLGAEAAAALYLRFVQNYAVHVARLDPDVFEDVADDGPQGLSEVLHAYEAETDEQFPQDPGEQLSEVLKSMARAWEGTTARLLRQAKGAPADAGLGLVVQQMIPGVGQGECGSGVLQLINRSTGMPQITGRYLSQSQGRDALGAGSGALYLEKDARGPSLEELAPEAFEELKTHAALMRAKLREEMQVEFVIESGHAHILDGVRVPRSARASVRIAVRLAEDGIIPQEEAVMRIEPHSLNELLHRQVDPEAERDVLTTGIAASPGAATGKIVFTAAEAQASAARSEPCILVRRETSPEDVRGMHAAVAVLTEKGGMTSHAAVIGRGMGLPCIVGASDMTFQTKKKTLTAPDGRVFKTGDTLTIDGSSGQVLAGQPAMLEAALDECFQTLMGWADQARDIGIRANADTPADAQTARNFDAQGIGLCRTEHMFFDPGRLTVMREMIFADEPSGRAAALERLLPMQREDFTQLFRIMQGKPVCIRLFDPPLHEFLPTTRTGQRELAEALDIPVSDVTRRVEAMTEYNPMLGLRGVRLGVTVPEIYDMQARAIFEATIDASRDGAPVVPEVMIPLVSAKREVELVKVRIDAVAAAVAQERGQDFDYRLGVMVETPRACLRADEIAPNTAFLSFGTNDLTQMTYGLSRDDAGRFMSAYVQQGVFNEDPFHVLDTDGVGELLQLGAARAREAQPDLTLSVCGEHGGNPESIAFCRAAGFDYVSCSPFRVPVARLAAAQLAIAHKLGESTR